The Nerophis ophidion isolate RoL-2023_Sa linkage group LG09, RoL_Noph_v1.0, whole genome shotgun sequence genome contains a region encoding:
- the zfp36l2 gene encoding mRNA decay activator protein ZFP36L2 isoform X2, whose product MKEGVHQQVWGSDMSAAVLSAFYDMDMLYKDKSTNMNALHINSMLDKKAVGAPVAAPGSGGAFTPGFFRRNSTSNLEALNKYNMSSSYGVKENTSSGTTSLMNKENKFRDRAYSDNGERAALQQKAGSQINSTRYKTELCRPFEENGSCKYGEKCQFAHGYHELRSLSRHPKYKTEPCRTFHTIGFCPYGPRCHFIHNADERRPAPNANVQAGEARSAREMCGYNHRDILPAQCYSQKERPKLHHSLSFSGFSSQHDLETPLLDSPTSRTPPPPPSSFYDSVSCLNSAFSFPGQDLKSLLAVHTSGSYSNNHSAGAHFKSMQSGLCPPSPPAFNMSHLQALRRLSESPVFEPPPSPPDSLSDRDSYASGSLSSSGSLSGSESPSLDAGRRLPIFSRLSISDD is encoded by the exons ATGAAAGAAGGAGTGCACCAGCAAGTTTGGGGAAGCGACATGTCCGCCGCCGTCTTGTCCGCCTTCTACGACATGGACATGCTGTACAAG GATAAAAGCACGAACATGAACGCCCTGCACATCAACAGCATGCTGGACAAGAAGGCGGTGGGAGCCCCGGTCGCCGCTCCGGGCTCCGGCGGCGCTTTCACGCCGGGATTTTTCCGCCGAAACTCCACCAGCAACTTGGAGGCGCTGAACAAATACAACATGAGCTCCTCCTACGGCGTGAAAGAGAACACTTCCAGCGGGACCACGTCGCTCATGAACAAGGAGAACAAGTTCCGTGACCGCGCCTACAGCGACAACGGGGAGCGGGCCGCGCTGCAGCAGAAGGCGGGCTCGCAGATCAACTCCACCCGCTACAAGACGGAGCTGTGTCGGCCCTTCGAGGAGAACGGCTCTTGCAAATACGGCGAGAAATGTCAGTTCGCGCACGGCTACCACGAGCTGAGGAGCTTGTCCCGTCACCCCAAGTACAAAACGGAGCCGTGCCGCACCTTCCACACCATCGGCTTCTGCCCCTACGGGCCCCGGTGTCACTTCATCCACAACGCCGACGAGCGTCGACCGGCGCCCAACGCCAACGTGCAGGCGGGAGAGGCGCGCTCCGCCCGGGAGATGTGCGGCTACAACCACAGGGACATCCTCCCCGCGCAGTGCTACAGCCAGAAGGAGAGACCCAAACTGCACCACAGTCTCAGCTTCTCCGGCTTCTCCAGCCAGCACGACCTGGAGACGCCGCTGCTCGACAGTCCCACGTCGCGGACGCCGCCGCCGCCCCCCTCCAGCTTTTACGACTCGGTCTCCTGCCTCAACAGCGCCTTCTCCTTCCCGGGACAAGACTTAAAATCCTTGCTGGCAGTTCACACCTCCGGCAGCTACTCGAACAACCACTCGGCCGGCGCCCACTTTAAGAGCATGCAGAGCGGCCTGTGTCCTCCCTCCCCCCCGGCCTTCAATATGAGCCACTTGCAGGCGCTGCGACGCCTCAGTGAGTCCCCGGTGTTTGAGCCTCCTCCCAGCCCGCCTGACTCCCTCTCTGACCGGGACAGCTACGCCAGCGGGTCCCTCAGCTCTTCGGGGAGCCTCAGCGGCTCTGAGTCCCCCAGTCTGGACGCTGGGAGACGTTTGCCAATCTTCAGCAGGCTGTCGATTTCTGATGACTAA
- the zfp36l2 gene encoding mRNA decay activator protein ZFP36L2 isoform X1, which produces MKEGVHQQVWGSDMSAAVLSAFYDMDMLYKQDKSTNMNALHINSMLDKKAVGAPVAAPGSGGAFTPGFFRRNSTSNLEALNKYNMSSSYGVKENTSSGTTSLMNKENKFRDRAYSDNGERAALQQKAGSQINSTRYKTELCRPFEENGSCKYGEKCQFAHGYHELRSLSRHPKYKTEPCRTFHTIGFCPYGPRCHFIHNADERRPAPNANVQAGEARSAREMCGYNHRDILPAQCYSQKERPKLHHSLSFSGFSSQHDLETPLLDSPTSRTPPPPPSSFYDSVSCLNSAFSFPGQDLKSLLAVHTSGSYSNNHSAGAHFKSMQSGLCPPSPPAFNMSHLQALRRLSESPVFEPPPSPPDSLSDRDSYASGSLSSSGSLSGSESPSLDAGRRLPIFSRLSISDD; this is translated from the exons ATGAAAGAAGGAGTGCACCAGCAAGTTTGGGGAAGCGACATGTCCGCCGCCGTCTTGTCCGCCTTCTACGACATGGACATGCTGTACAAG CAGGATAAAAGCACGAACATGAACGCCCTGCACATCAACAGCATGCTGGACAAGAAGGCGGTGGGAGCCCCGGTCGCCGCTCCGGGCTCCGGCGGCGCTTTCACGCCGGGATTTTTCCGCCGAAACTCCACCAGCAACTTGGAGGCGCTGAACAAATACAACATGAGCTCCTCCTACGGCGTGAAAGAGAACACTTCCAGCGGGACCACGTCGCTCATGAACAAGGAGAACAAGTTCCGTGACCGCGCCTACAGCGACAACGGGGAGCGGGCCGCGCTGCAGCAGAAGGCGGGCTCGCAGATCAACTCCACCCGCTACAAGACGGAGCTGTGTCGGCCCTTCGAGGAGAACGGCTCTTGCAAATACGGCGAGAAATGTCAGTTCGCGCACGGCTACCACGAGCTGAGGAGCTTGTCCCGTCACCCCAAGTACAAAACGGAGCCGTGCCGCACCTTCCACACCATCGGCTTCTGCCCCTACGGGCCCCGGTGTCACTTCATCCACAACGCCGACGAGCGTCGACCGGCGCCCAACGCCAACGTGCAGGCGGGAGAGGCGCGCTCCGCCCGGGAGATGTGCGGCTACAACCACAGGGACATCCTCCCCGCGCAGTGCTACAGCCAGAAGGAGAGACCCAAACTGCACCACAGTCTCAGCTTCTCCGGCTTCTCCAGCCAGCACGACCTGGAGACGCCGCTGCTCGACAGTCCCACGTCGCGGACGCCGCCGCCGCCCCCCTCCAGCTTTTACGACTCGGTCTCCTGCCTCAACAGCGCCTTCTCCTTCCCGGGACAAGACTTAAAATCCTTGCTGGCAGTTCACACCTCCGGCAGCTACTCGAACAACCACTCGGCCGGCGCCCACTTTAAGAGCATGCAGAGCGGCCTGTGTCCTCCCTCCCCCCCGGCCTTCAATATGAGCCACTTGCAGGCGCTGCGACGCCTCAGTGAGTCCCCGGTGTTTGAGCCTCCTCCCAGCCCGCCTGACTCCCTCTCTGACCGGGACAGCTACGCCAGCGGGTCCCTCAGCTCTTCGGGGAGCCTCAGCGGCTCTGAGTCCCCCAGTCTGGACGCTGGGAGACGTTTGCCAATCTTCAGCAGGCTGTCGATTTCTGATGACTAA